Proteins co-encoded in one Alphaproteobacteria bacterium genomic window:
- the eno gene encoding phosphopyruvate hydratase → MTAIQSIRAREIIDSRGNPTVEVDVLLECGAFGRAAVPSGASTGEHEAIELRDGNKKRYLGKGVQKAVDNVNGEIADALMGFDATEQVHIDETLVTLDGSGNKGRLGANATLGVSLAVAKAAAQSSGLSLYRYVGGAQATILPVPMMNIINGGAHADNPIDIQEFMIMPVGAKSMADAIRWGAEIFHALKKQLKDAGHNTGVGDEGGFAPNLKSAEDALSFICKAIESAGYKPGDDIVLSLDAAASEFHKKDKYELVGEGKSLDAAGMVKYYENLVSKFPIVSIEDAMGEHDKAGWKLATESLAKKIQLVGDDLFVTNPTILAKGIEDGLANALLVKVNQIGTLTETLRAVELAHRAGYKSIMSHRSGETEDATIAHLAVATNCGQIKTGAPCRSDRTAKYNELLRIAEELSATGRYAGKAALA, encoded by the coding sequence TGGCAACCCAACCGTAGAGGTGGATGTGTTGCTTGAGTGCGGTGCATTTGGCCGCGCGGCGGTACCATCGGGCGCATCAACAGGCGAGCATGAAGCGATTGAACTGCGCGATGGTAACAAGAAGCGCTATTTGGGCAAAGGCGTACAAAAAGCCGTTGATAACGTGAATGGCGAGATTGCAGACGCGCTCATGGGCTTTGATGCCACCGAGCAAGTACATATAGACGAAACCTTGGTAACGCTTGATGGTTCAGGCAATAAAGGCCGCCTTGGTGCGAATGCAACGTTGGGCGTGTCACTGGCGGTTGCCAAAGCGGCTGCACAATCTTCGGGTCTTTCGCTTTATCGTTATGTGGGCGGCGCGCAGGCGACGATTCTGCCCGTGCCGATGATGAACATCATCAATGGTGGCGCGCACGCGGACAACCCGATCGATATCCAAGAATTCATGATTATGCCCGTTGGCGCAAAGTCGATGGCGGACGCGATTCGTTGGGGCGCGGAGATTTTTCATGCACTGAAAAAACAACTCAAAGACGCAGGCCATAATACAGGGGTAGGTGATGAAGGCGGCTTTGCCCCCAACCTCAAATCCGCCGAAGACGCGTTGAGTTTTATTTGTAAGGCGATTGAGTCAGCAGGCTACAAGCCAGGTGACGATATCGTGCTATCGCTTGATGCGGCGGCGTCTGAATTCCACAAAAAAGATAAGTATGAGTTGGTGGGCGAAGGCAAATCGCTCGATGCGGCGGGCATGGTAAAATACTATGAAAACCTCGTTAGCAAATTCCCAATCGTCTCCATTGAAGACGCGATGGGTGAGCATGATAAAGCAGGCTGGAAACTCGCTACCGAGTCACTCGCAAAGAAGATTCAATTAGTGGGTGACGATTTGTTCGTTACCAACCCAACCATTCTCGCCAAAGGTATTGAAGATGGTTTGGCGAATGCGCTGTTGGTAAAAGTAAACCAAATCGGCACGTTGACGGAAACGCTACGCGCCGTCGAGCTAGCACATCGCGCGGGGTATAAATCCATTATGTCGCACCGCTCTGGCGAAACGGAGGACGCAACCATTGCGCACCTCGCTGTTGCAACCAATTGCGGCCAGATCAAAACGGGCGCGCCATGCCGCTCTGACCGTACTGCGAAATATAATGAGCTGCTGCGTATCGCTGAAGAACTCAGCGCCACAGGCCGCTATGCAGGTAAAGCCGCTTTAGCCTGA